One genomic window of Quercus robur chromosome 6, dhQueRobu3.1, whole genome shotgun sequence includes the following:
- the LOC126690294 gene encoding U4/U6 small nuclear ribonucleoprotein Prp31 homolog encodes MVILEDCDAYLEDINELDDDEQQQQNSNNNCVYNVDESLTLSNFYVKGFKDITSKVENLFSLGLELTMDNDPDAQYRFTVASNNLLLEIDSQVFNLYNLIRDKYCKKFPELESVIQEPIEYAQVVKKIGNEIDITVIDGLNLAPAILMVVSITASTTSGKPLSEQDLADTIHACDYVLALDSSKKRVLDLLEARMRYIAPNLSAIVGVTVAAKLIVAVGGLSSLAFTPSCNVKLVGAVKKANIGFSNVKTCLLGYLEETEIYRSLRPSLKRCIGGILPNKAVLAARMDLTKGDPTGKWGRDTLDTIRETIEKLQEPPPAARLAKPLPVPVLDYSSKKKKRGGQRQRNSKKRYGITETRKLANRVQFGVPEESYLGAGYGKGYGILGQVGLKVQRKLPARNWVC; translated from the coding sequence ATGGTAATTCTTGAGGACTGCGATGCTTATTTGGAAGATATCAATGAActtgatgatgatgaacaacaacaacaaaactcaAACAACAATTGCGTCTATAACGTCGATGAATCTCTAACTCTTTCCAATTTCTACGTAAAAGGGTTCAAAGATATTACATCCAAAGTCGAAAACCTCTTCTCTCTTGGATTAGAATTGACAATGGATAATGACCCAGATGCTCAATACCGATTTACAGTGGCCTCTAACAACTTGTTGCTCGAGATTGATAGCCAAGTCTTTAACCTCTACAATCTTATTCGCGACAAGTATTGCAAGAAATTCCCAGAACTCGAATCTGTAATTCAAGAACCTATCGAATACGCTCAAGTTGTTAAAAAGATTGGTAACGAAATAGATATCACTGTAATCGATGGCTTAAACTTAGCCCCAGCTATTCTAATGGTAGTTTCTATAACAGCATCAACAACTAGTGGAAAACCACTTTCGGAACAAGATTTAGCAGACACAATACATGCATGTGATTACGTTCTTGCTCTTGATTCGTCGAAAAAAAGAgtgttggacttgttagaggcTAGAATGAGATATATTGCACCGAATCTTTCAGCCATTGTTGGTGTCACTGTTGCGGCGAAGCTTATAGTTGCTGTTGGTGGTCTTTCATCACTGGCATTTACACCTTCTTGTAATGTTAAGCTTGTTGGTGCTGTTAAAAAAGCAAACATAGGATTCTCAAATGTGAAAACATGTCTGTTAGGTTATCTTGAGGAAACTGAGATTTATAGGAGCTTGCGGCCTTCATTGAAGAGGTGCATTGGTGGAATTTTACCTAATAAAGCTGTATTAGCAGCTCGTATGGATTTAACTAAAGGAGATCCAACGGGGAAGTGGGGAAGGGACACGTTGGATACGATACGTGAGACGATTGAGAAGTTGCAAGAGCCTCCTCCTGCTGCAAGACTAGCCAAACCACTCCCAGTTCCTGTTCTTGATTATAGTtctaaaaagaagaaaaggggtGGCCAACGACAAAGAAATTCAAAGAAACGTTATGGGATAACCGAGACTAGAAAGTTGGCTAATAGGGTGCAGTTTGGAGTACCTGAGGAGAGTTATTTAGGTGCTGGATATGGCAAGGGATATGGGATTCTTGGCCAGGTTGGTTTGAAGGTTCAGAGAAAGCTTCCAGCAAGGAATTGGGTTTGTTAA